From Glycine max cultivar Williams 82 chromosome 11, Glycine_max_v4.0, whole genome shotgun sequence, the proteins below share one genomic window:
- the LOC100805588 gene encoding serine carboxypeptidase-like 49: MVGDFLHGIWFYAKGFAIGNGLTNPAIQYPEYPDFALDNKIITKAQHDDIIKSIPGCEEATKNCESKGGQSCETALNVCQGIFDSILSIAGDINYYDIRKKCVGQLCYDFNNVEKLLNLHKVKRALLEKGINVLDPTFWYPEPNRAWDRETRVKSVRFQFAIWETRV; this comes from the exons ATGGTTGGGGATTTCTTGCATGGCATCTGGTTCTATGCAAAA GGTTTTGCTATTGGTAATGGGTTAACAAATCCTGCAATTCAATACCCAGAATACCCAGACTTTGCATTAGacaacaaaataattacaaaagctCAACATGATGATATCATCAAGTCAATCCCAGGCTGTGAAGAAGCCACAAAAAATTGCG AATCTAAAGGTGGACAAAGTTGCGAGACTGCATTAAATGTTTGTCAAGGCATATTCGATAGTATCTTGTCTATAGCCGGAGATATTAAT TACTACGACATCAGAAAGAAGTGTGTGGGACAATTGTGTTATGACTTCAACAACGTGGAGAAGTTGTTAAACCTGCATAAAGTGAAAAGAGCTTTATTAGAGAAAGGG ATTAATGTTCTAGATCCAACATTTTGGTATCCAGAGCCTAATCGAGCCTGGGATCGGGAAACACGAGTGAAATCAGTGAGGTTTCAATTTGCAATTTgggaaacacgagtgtga